In the genome of Desulfuromonadales bacterium, one region contains:
- a CDS encoding TRAP transporter large permease subunit, translating into IGSILLPAMVKQGYPMKFGVGVIGTSGGLGILIPPSIVMVIYAVSTNASIGRLFIAGIIPGLLLASLLMFVTWFVARKRNYPCLPKASLATRLRAFRESIWGLLLIVVVIGGIYTGIFTATEAAAMSAVYAFFVAVFVYRDMKLKDVPKTLLAAANMSAMILYIITNAVLFSFLLTSEQIPQQLTDWITHLGLGSVGFLIMVNLLLLAAGNFMEPSSILLITAPLLFPMAMQLGIDPIHLGVLMTVNMEIGMITPPVGLNLYVASGISRLGLTETTKACAPWILVMLAYLVLITYVPAISLWLPNLLMK; encoded by the coding sequence ATCGGCTCGATCCTGCTGCCGGCCATGGTCAAGCAGGGCTACCCGATGAAATTCGGCGTCGGCGTCATCGGCACTTCCGGCGGGCTGGGGATTCTCATCCCCCCCTCCATCGTCATGGTCATCTATGCCGTTTCGACCAATGCCTCGATCGGCCGGCTGTTCATCGCCGGCATCATCCCGGGGCTGCTGCTGGCGTCGCTGCTGATGTTCGTCACCTGGTTCGTGGCCAGGAAGCGCAACTATCCCTGCCTTCCCAAGGCGAGCCTGGCGACCCGGCTGCGCGCTTTCCGCGAGAGCATCTGGGGACTGCTGCTGATCGTGGTGGTCATCGGCGGCATCTACACCGGCATCTTCACTGCCACCGAGGCGGCGGCGATGAGCGCCGTCTACGCCTTCTTTGTGGCGGTCTTCGTCTACCGCGACATGAAGCTTAAGGATGTCCCCAAGACCCTGCTGGCGGCGGCCAACATGTCGGCGATGATCCTCTACATCATCACTAACGCGGTCCTCTTCTCCTTCCTGCTCACCTCCGAGCAGATCCCGCAGCAGCTTACCGACTGGATCACCCACCTCGGGCTGGGGAGCGTCGGCTTCCTGATCATGGTGAACCTGCTGCTGCTGGCGGCCGGCAACTTCATGGAGCCCTCCTCGATCCTGCTGATTACCGCGCCGCTGCTCTTCCCGATGGCGATGCAACTGGGGATCGACCCGATCCACCTTGGGGTGCTGATGACGGTCAACATGGAAATCGGCATGATCACCCCCCCGGTCGGCCTCAACCTCTACGTGGCCTCGGGGATCTCCCGGTTGGGACTGACCGAAACGACCAAAGCGTGCGCCCCCTGGATCCTGGTCATGCTGGCCTATCTGGTCCTGATCACCTACGTGCCGGCCATCTCCCTCTGGCTGCCGAATCTGCTGATGAAATAA